The genomic DNA AATGagacgcagcgtcgcgtcgcgcgcttgGACAAACACGCCGTCAATGTCGTCGGTCGGCTTCCagacgcgcggcacgccgtcctGGTCGTAGCGGAAACGCTCCTCAAAGttggcgcgcaggcgcagcgaaAGCACTGCCTCGGCCGTCTGCTCGTGCACCTTGGTCATGAGCTGCTGCcagccgacgcgctgcagcgcgtgcacgcccgccgcgtCTTCTTCCGGCGTGCAGTTGAAGGTCGTCGCACGCTGCAAGTAGATCGCCGTCGCGTCGTCCATCACGCGGTTGTACGCaccgagcacctcgtcccACATCTTGGGCGTGGGGCGGCTCAGCGCAAGCTCAACCGGCTCGGCAAGGCctttgcgcacctcgcgctggaccTGCGTCACCATCTTTTTGCActcgtcggcacgcagcgtgaCCGAGGCGGCTTGGATCTCggtctcgagctgcgcgcgctcctccgcGACGCTCCAGTCGGTATCGGGGAGGAGCATCGCATGCGTCGTCTCGTCAaactggcgcagcgcagacTCGTGCTGCTCACGCACCACCTGGCCAAAGTTGTACTGCGACGTGTTGCGGATCACATCGACAACCGCCGAACGGAATCCTTGCGTAAGCTGCGAGTGCAAGTTCTTaagctgcgcaagcacgcTGGGGAGCAGCGCGGTGTTGAGCTTGGagaggagctcggcgcgcttcttggAATAGACACCTTGGTGGTAGCGGCTCGCATCCTTGTCAAAggccgcaagcgccgcgccacggTGCGTCGCCATCTCGGAGCCTAGCGTGGGGTGGACCTTGCCTGCATCCAAAATCTTGCGCAGGGCCAGCACGGCGGTGAGGAAGTGGCTCGAtgccgcctcggcaatcTCGTCGCAGCGGAACTGCGCCAAGAGCTCCTGCTGGGTGGGCAAGTCGAGGTCCTTGTTCTGCACCACCTGGTCCCACACGCCTTCGAGGTAGTGGGGCAGACCGTCAATGGGGATGCGCTTGTGGTATTGCGTCTGGAAGACGTAGTTGGGGTCTTCGCGGTCGACGAAacgcgtgcgcagcgcatccacgGCCATGTCAaactcgcgcgcgagcagcatCTTGTGGGGCAGCGTCGTAAACATCACGTCGAAAAAGTCACTCAGCttcgcctcggcaaggttCGCAGGCTTGCTCAGACTCGCCCAAATCCGGTCCAGATCAGCGAGCACCGTCGCCTGGAGGTTTTCGAGGGGCGTCGCACCGATAAAGTCACGGATCACAAAGAGAAGGAGCGTCTTGTCGTGCGAcgcaccggcacgcgcacggccggccTGGAACAGAGACAGATTCACGTCCAGCACCGTCTTGAGCAGGCCCATGTTGGCACCCTGGTACAGGCCCACTTGATTCTCCCACATATTCACAATGAGACACTCGGCCGTGGtcagcgcaaagagcgccgaCTTGCGCTCAAAGTCTTggtcctcgccgcgctcacgGCCATCGGTGCCTTCGACATCCATCACAAGCACGTTACGGTCCATGCCACGGCACAGCCAAATACCTTTGGTTGTCTGCTGAcgagcgcgctcgtccaTCACGTCAAAGTTTGTGCCGAAGAGCTTGTTGAGAAGCGTCGACTTGCCGGTCGACTGCGAGCCAAGCACGGCACAGATGTCATAGCCAAAACCGACATCGGCCATACCCCAGTCCGACAGCTGCTTCTGGAAGGCTTGTGCATGGAAATGCTGCTCTTCGTCAATCAGCTGCAGACGGTTGGGACGACGGGTCTCCGACACGGACGTCGCCTCGGAGGCGGCAGGTacagcaggcgccgcggcagccgCCGGCACAGGCGCCGCCTTCGTAGCagtcgtcgcgctcgcgggaGTGACAATATCACTCGGAGCAGATCCAAGGCCACTCGCAGGCGTCGTAggcaccgcctcggcaccgcTCGGCAGGGGAATAGGGAcagacgcaggcgcctgctcgaccacTGGCGGCACGGGCAGCGTCTCTGGCGCCCCCGAGGCAAGTACAGGGTCCTGCATAGCCGGCGTGACAGCAGCAGGCTCCTTGGCAGTCGGAGCACCAAGCAGGGGGTCCTCTGCACTCACAACGCCAGCACCCGAAAGGCTCGCTGTCTCCGTAGAGGGAACCTTCTCCGCCACAggctcggcgctgccgaccgGCAGCGGTGCAATATCGTCCGCAGGACCTTCGCCTAGCTTTGCAATTGGCGATTCGATCACTTCATCAGACAATCCAGGCGCATTGGaaagcgcagcacgcgccatTTCTACGTCGCGCTCCATGCTGGAATCGGCGTACCAACACGAAGCTGGGGCTGGGCACAGACCCGGTGTTGTCAGCAGCCACGTGGCTTTTGGGGGGTGGGGGATACCCACACGCGGCCCGACCGTTCCAGTGGGCCGAGCCAAACACCAACCGAGACGCGTCTCTTAACACACAAGCTCTTAAATCAGAAGACCGAAAGTTTTATCTTTGTACAAAATCAAGTCGGGACACATTCGTGCTATCAACAGTAGATCCTGAGTGTGCTACAGTCCAGCCATAGCCTAAACAGCCCGTCACATAAAATCATGAGAGGACCACCAACGTGGTCGAGTGAAACAGGAAAGTCCCGGCTGGGAAACCGTGTCGTTAAAACCCAATATTTTTCACATTTTGAAACGACTGGGCACATTTAGTGCTTCCAGTAAAGGATATCGTCGATGATACCGAGGTCAAGAGCACCGAGCTTCTTGAAGGCCGACTTGGAGAGGTCGAACCACTCACCGTAGGTGCAGGTGTCACAGTGGTCGACAACCTTGACAGTCACCTTGTTGCCCTTGTGCGAGAGGGTAACCTCGTCACCGCACTTGAAAGGCGAGTCCTTGCGGacagcagcgacgaggtcaTCGTCGTTGGGGGCAGAGCCGCCGCAAGCGGGCTCAGCCATCATGTAGCCCGAGTAGTAAGTCACACGGCCGTTGTTGCCAGAGCGCTTGAGCTCGGTGGGGGCAGCGAGGGCAACGCTAAGGAGCGCGAAGAGAGAGGTAGCGAAGAAGGTAGCACGCATTGTGGATAGGTTAAGGATGTGGTAGCGGGGCGTTGCCGACTGCTTGAAGTGGGTGACTTGAGAAGTGGGGGTTGGTAAGGGAAAAGGGATCTACAATGCCTTAATATATATGTTATGCCCTCTTGGCGGAGCGGGGCAGGGCACCCTTTCAAATTCCTGGGACCGTCCCTAATTAGCGCGTGAGTACCCTTGTTTTTCGTGTGGATCGAGCATCGATGCACGCCCTGGCGCGGGTGATCTGCGGTTGTAGACAGCCGAGTAACAATCGAGGGGATTGTACCTAGATACCCCAATCCTATTTGCCACGCTTTTTTTATTTTGAGCGAATCGACGCTTGGACCTCGTATTGCGGCACAGCGGCCTAGACCTGTCGCGCGGGGCGAGTGCTGCCACTTTTTGGCTAAGATTGACTAAAAACGAGGGGTGAGACCAATGAGCGCCCCCTTTTCCAATTTTAAAGTCACAAGGCTGAATGGGCGATCCGAAATTGACACGTCGCAGCTGTTTACTGTACTGATTACGCGTCCCGACGCGAGTCTGGCACGACTGTGGTAAAAATAGTGTATTTGGTGCCAAACACGTGGGTTTTGGGGAACCTCCACTGCACAGCCGAACCGGACCTCGGCCGGCTTTATGCACTTCCCGGGCCCTCTTCACATCGATCGGCATCGTCGGTTTCAACAAAGATATGTGCACGTGAAACAGCATGGTGCCACGTGTTTGTGCCGCGTGACACTTCTGGATATATGCAGGATAAGGGAACTATGAAATCGCGCCCAATTGTTGGGACGCGGCACTAGTCTGATTTGTTAACATCGATAGACTAATCCTCGTAGGCCTCGATATGAGTTGCCGACTGCGCCTGCAATCGCACTTTAATTCACATCAGGGCCGCGGGGCTATCGGCCGAATCCTATTGCGTCGCCAGCCATCGACCGTTGGGGCAGCAGCTCATATCCATTTCTGCACTGCAATCGCCCGCAGCTAGGCGCAAAGAACCGCGAACGCCATCTTATTTTTAACATCGGACCTCCTGGTCGATGTTCTAAAGACATGACGGTTACTACGAGACTGGGCGCGAACGACCCAGTTTCTGCACACGCCAAGAGCTACGGCGATTACGCTCAACTACTCACGGACAGAAACACTCCTACGCCACCCAGCCTGACTTCGGAGAGCTCGCCAGAGTCGTATCACGACCAGGAGGACTCTGTTCCTGAGCCAAATTACGCTTCTTCTCCTCTACACTTGCGCCatccgagcgcggcgccctcCGAAGACGACTTTTTGAACGACTGGCGGGCActgagctcctcggccgcctttTCGTCGTCTCTCGCAGAAATGTCGCAAAGCAAAATGCCTCAGTCGGGTACCTTTCCTCTAGTGGTGGATGAATCGGAGCAAAAGTTTATGCCCGGCGCCTTGACGGACAATGGCGAATCGAAGCAGTCCatgcacgctgcgccgcacccgATGGATGCCGAGCTGCCCGCACACACCTGGTTTCACGATACCATGCCTATGTCTATGGATGCACGGAACAAGGGCATGTACGGCGTGCTGCCAGGACCAGGCTCCTCGACGACAACCATGCCTGGCATGTTTTCGCTGCGTGACATGCAGACAAACCGGGATGAGGCCATGTTTCACTCGATGATCGAGGAGAACcactgcgcgccgcctgctgcttTCGAGGCGATGTCGATGTCGAACAATTCGTCGAATTCCATGATGCATCCCGCTTCTCAGGGGACAATCTCGCAAGAGTCCAACAGCATCGCGCCGGGCATGCTGGATGACTCGTCCCACCTTCATCGTGCGGGCCCCAGCGCAGTTGCAGCGGGAATGGCCGGTGCTGTTTCGGTTGCTGATCCCGACCTTGGTACGTCGGCGATGCACGTCATCCGTCCGAACCGCAACCAGCTGCCCCAAGACATGGAGATCCACGTGCACGGTGTGCCGGCCACTGGCGCCAAGTcgcgcgtcgagacgcAGATCCGTATGCGCATTGAGCTTGTGGTGCGTGGCGCAAAAGTCGAAGATGGCAACCCAACTTGGGAGCGCATCGGCTCCTTTGGCCACATCAAGGTGCCGCCGCTGAGTGGCACAAAGCGCAAGTCGAAGAAGCACCAGAAAGTCAACGTGCCTTCTGAGTCCCTGCTGCTGCTAGAGGCCGACGTCGTGAATGCGACCCCCCCTCATGCGCGCGTGTATGTCTGCAACAGCTGCCGCGAGCGTGAGCGCAAACGTGCCCACCGCAAAAAGTCGAAGAAgctctcggcgagcgtccaCCCCACGGAGGAAGAGATGCGTGCGCTGGACATCAACCCCGAGCTGCCGAATGCGTCGgagctcgctgccgagcgcatggaggaagaggagcgcaagcatGCTGTGCTCTTCAACTGTGGCGACTACATCGACTTCCacgacggcgaggccgTCCTCTCGACGCGTATCACCTGCTACTGCCGTCACCACCGGGAGAAGCTTGGTTTCCGCATCGTCTttacgctgcgcgacagcCACGGCGAGTTTGtggcgaccggcgcaaCTCCACCGATCATGATTATGGACGATCACAAGTCGGTTACGCAGTCCGCTGCCGCGCAACGCCCTGCGCGTCCCACGGAAGCGTACGGCCCGCCGCAGGTCGACTATGGCTCGGAGGACTCGACGCAGATGAACACGACGTCGCCGAAGGGTGTTTACATGACACCAGCCGGTCTTGCGAaccgtgcgcgcgagcgtccCAAGCCCTACGATGAACGTCGTCGCTTGCGTGGCGGAAAGGACCACAGCGCGAACGGTGCGCCGATGGACCCGAGCAGCATGTCGTTCCTCTTGGACTCGTCGCGCAACTTTTTGTGGAACTCGATGCCAGGAGAAAACGGGCGCGGCACTTCGCCTGCGACGTCGACCTCATCGAACGTCATGCCCGACGCCCTCAATGCCCAGCTCGGCTCAGTGTCGCCTGCATCAGTCGCTGACTCGGCGAATATGCTTGCGACACCGCTGTCGATCGACATGCTTCCGCCGAACCACATGTCCGGCATGGCGATGGACCCACTCTTttcctcgccgccgcaagAGCGGAACGAAACGCTtcccgcgctcgagaccCCAGCTCCGGCCTCGGATGCGTCTGTGCCGCACATCACCAAGATGATTCCTGCCGAGGGACCGACGACGGGCGGTATCGAGATTACTGTACTGGGCGAAAACTTTACCGAAGGCCTTCAATGTGTCTTCGGCGACACGCCGAGTACGTGTACGCGTGTTTgggcgagcacgacgctcgtGTGCCTGCTTCCCCCCCGTTTCCGCCCCGGGCCCGTGATCGTCAGTCTGCAGCATGGCGCACCCACATTGGGCTCGCCGGTTCCGAACCAGCCGCTGCAGCTCTTTACATACATCGACGCTACAGATCGTGCGCTGATggagcttgcgctgcaggtTGTCGGCCTACAGATGACGGGCCAGAtggcgtcggcacgcgaCGTGGCGATGCGCATCGTCCACTCGTCGCAGGGCGACAGCTCTGGCTCGTTTGACTCCAAGGCGCCCCAGGCCCaggacgagggcgagaTGCTCAACGTGTCCGAGCTGCTTGCATACGGCCTGCGTCTGTGCGCACAGCGCaacgcgccgcggtcgagcaTCCAAGACTCGATCCTCGGTTTCTTGAGCTTGATGGACGTGGAGCTGGATTCCGCCGACCTGCCCAAGGACTGTGTTCCCTGCCACGATGCGATCCATGCGTGCAACGCGCAAGGACACACGCTGCTTCACCTTGCTGTGCTCTTGAACTACAACCGCCTTACGTCCGATCTGCTGAAGCGCGGCTGCCCGATCAATGCACAGGACGTGAACGGATTTACGCCGCTGCATTTTGCTAGCTTGCACGGCTCGCTCGCAATcacgcgcctgctgcttgACCACGGTGCCACGCCCTATGTGACCAATTACCAAGGCTTGCGGGCTATCGACgttgcgcgccgctcggacATGATCGACACCGAGCAAATCCTGGCCGAATACATGGCCGAGTCCAACGACGAGCCGGGTTACTCGGATGCGAGCGAGTCGGAGtcggaggacgaggaggaggaagaggagcggACGCCGACGTCTGTGACTCGGGCCATGTTTGAACAGGATGACGAAGTCTCGGATGCTGAGTCGGATGCGTCTGAAGATGCTGGCATTTCCTTTGCAGAGCTCGCCGCACTTCAGCGGGCTGCTCAGACGTctgaggacgaggaggcgacgcctagctcgtcgccgcggaATAGCTGGCACTTTGGCCTGCTTCGACGCATGAGCCCCAAGGCGATCCGCGATCGCCACGACTCTTGGCTCGGCTATGATACACCGAAAAGCGAGAACAAACCGGCGATGCTCACCGAGAGCGCGGCATTCGATAAGTCGTCGAATGCGCCAACGACCCCGCCGCAAATCcagtcgccgccgcccacgtacgacgaggcgacgctcgacgacgagtcgGGCACATCGCGACACGTCCTCGGTGAAAAGCTCGTCACGTCGCAGGAGggcgcgcgcttgcgcgagCGTAAGCGTACAGACGAAGCTCGGACGCTCAAGCTGCATGGGAGCGCCTCGGGTTCGCGTCTGCGGCAGCGCACTCGCCGCACCGCCAAGGAGGCTACGGACGAGGCGAACCCGTACGTTAGGCAGCGCCTGGGTGTGTACGATGATCATATGCTGCTGTGGTTCTGGATCCCAGCGATGATCGCAGTCTTCCTTTTGACCGTTGTGCTGAACAACGGCTCATTCTTGTCTCATGACACACCGACG from Malassezia japonica chromosome 1, complete sequence includes the following:
- the SEY1 gene encoding Dynamin-like GTPase that mediates homotypic ER fusion (EggNog:ENOG503NUYX; COG:S; BUSCO:EOG092610TN; TransMembrane:2 (o850-866i873-890o)), coding for MERDVEMARAALSNAPGLSDEVIESPIAKLGEGPADDIAPLPVGSAEPVAEKVPSTETASLSGAGVVSAEDPLLGAPTAKEPAAVTPAMQDPVLASGAPETLPVPPVVEQAPASVPIPLPSGAEAVPTTPASGLGSAPSDIVTPASATTATKAAPVPAAAAAPAVPAASEATSVSETRRPNRLQLIDEEQHFHAQAFQKQLSDWGMADVGFGYDICAVLGSQSTGKSTLLNKLFGTNFDVMDERARQQTTKGIWLCRGMDRNVLVMDVEGTDGRERGEDQDFERKSALFALTTAECLIVNMWENQVGLYQGANMGLLKTVLDVNLSLFQAGRARAGASHDKTLLLFVIRDFIGATPLENLQATVLADLDRIWASLSKPANLAEAKLSDFFDVMFTTLPHKMLLAREFDMAVDALRTRFVDREDPNYVFQTQYHKRIPIDGLPHYLEGVWDQVVQNKDLDLPTQQELLAQFRCDEIAEAASSHFLTAVLALRKILDAGKVHPTLGSEMATHRGAALAAFDKDASRYHQGVYSKKRAELLSKLNTALLPSVLAQLKNLHSQLTQGFRSAVVDVIRNTSQYNFGQVVREQHESALRQFDETTHAMLLPDTDWSVAEERAQLETEIQAASVTLRADECKKMVTQVQREVRKGLAEPVELALSRPTPKMWDEVLGAYNRVMDDATAIYLQRATTFNCTPEEDAAGVHALQRVGWQQLMTKVHEQTAEAVLSLRLRANFEERFRYDQDGVPRVWKPTDDIDGVFVQARDATLRLIPLYARIAPTDAALLDKIKASEQDPAYLAAVRAGEEEPLEVEQSLQVLSELQSTDIGARFRKDADAFYVEAKRSTVSSMSQVPLWMYGVLIVLGWNEMMAVLRSPVYFTLLCMLLAGAYAVWRLNLSGPLLTVATSLTREVQTMVEDQLRAYLVPPAAAQVPPLRSEQHELQERRREPTAVAQ
- a CDS encoding uncharacterized protein (SECRETED:SignalP(1-19); EggNog:ENOG503PKSB), which codes for MRATFFATSLFALLSVALAAPTELKRSGNNGRVTYYSGYMMAEPACGGSAPNDDDLVAAVRKDSPFKCGDEVTLSHKGNKVTVKVVDHCDTCTYGEWFDLSKSAFKKLGALDLGIIDDILYWKH
- a CDS encoding uncharacterized protein (EggNog:ENOG503P07N; COG:K; TransMembrane:1 (o1129-1148i)), with the protein product MSQSKMPQSGTFPLVVDESEQKFMPGALTDNGESKQSMHAAPHPMDAELPAHTWFHDTMPMSMDARNKGMYGVLPGPGSSTTTMPGMFSLRDMQTNRDEAMFHSMIEENHCAPPAAFEAMSMSNNSSNSMMHPASQGTISQESNSIAPGMLDDSSHLHRAGPSAVAAGMAGAVSVADPDLGTSAMHVIRPNRNQLPQDMEIHVHGVPATGAKSRVETQIRMRIELVVRGAKVEDGNPTWERIGSFGHIKVPPLSGTKRKSKKHQKVNVPSESLLLLEADVVNATPPHARVYVCNSCRERERKRAHRKKSKKLSASVHPTEEEMRALDINPELPNASELAAERMEEEERKHAVLFNCGDYIDFHDGEAVLSTRITCYCRHHREKLGFRIVFTLRDSHGEFVATGATPPIMIMDDHKSVTQSAAAQRPARPTEAYGPPQVDYGSEDSTQMNTTSPKGVYMTPAGLANRARERPKPYDERRRLRGGKDHSANGAPMDPSSMSFLLDSSRNFLWNSMPGENGRGTSPATSTSSNVMPDALNAQLGSVSPASVADSANMLATPLSIDMLPPNHMSGMAMDPLFSSPPQERNETLPALETPAPASDASVPHITKMIPAEGPTTGGIEITVLGENFTEGLQCVFGDTPSTCTRVWASTTLVCLLPPRFRPGPVIVSLQHGAPTLGSPVPNQPLQLFTYIDATDRALMELALQVVGLQMTGQMASARDVAMRIVHSSQGDSSGSFDSKAPQAQDEGEMLNVSELLAYGLRLCAQRNAPRSSIQDSILGFLSLMDVELDSADLPKDCVPCHDAIHACNAQGHTLLHLAVLLNYNRLTSDLLKRGCPINAQDVNGFTPLHFASLHGSLAITRLLLDHGATPYVTNYQGLRAIDVARRSDMIDTEQILAEYMAESNDEPGYSDASESESEDEEEEEERTPTSVTRAMFEQDDEVSDAESDASEDAGISFAELAALQRAAQTSEDEEATPSSSPRNSWHFGLLRRMSPKAIRDRHDSWLGYDTPKSENKPAMLTESAAFDKSSNAPTTPPQIQSPPPTYDEATLDDESGTSRHVLGEKLVTSQEGARLRERKRTDEARTLKLHGSASGSRLRQRTRRTAKEATDEANPYVRQRLGVYDDHMLLWFWIPAMIAVFLLTVVLNNGSFLSHDTPTVRVASVST